In a single window of the bacterium genome:
- a CDS encoding secondary thiamine-phosphate synthase enzyme YjbQ, whose amino-acid sequence MKHLRQELWFNFPERRGLKNITPDVEDAVRKSGVKNGLALVNAMHITASVFINDDESGLHKDYDRWLEKLAPHAPTDQYLHNRTGEDNGDAHLKRQVMGREVIVAITDGRLDFGPWEQIFYFEFDGRRKKRALIKIIGE is encoded by the coding sequence GCGGCGAGGGCTGAAAAACATCACGCCCGACGTGGAGGACGCCGTCCGCAAGAGCGGCGTGAAAAACGGGCTCGCGCTCGTCAACGCCATGCACATCACAGCGAGCGTCTTCATCAACGACGACGAGTCGGGCCTCCACAAGGACTACGACCGCTGGCTCGAAAAGCTCGCGCCGCACGCGCCGACCGATCAATATCTCCACAACCGCACGGGCGAGGACAACGGCGACGCGCACCTGAAACGGCAGGTGATGGGGCGCGAGGTCATCGTCGCGATCACGGACGGGCGCCTGGACTTTGGCCCGTGGGAACAGATTTTCTATTTCGAATTCGACGGGCGCCGCAAAAAGCGGGCGCTCATCAAGATCATCGGCGAATAG